ACGAGCAATGCATCCGGCATGAGTTGGCGCGACGCTAGGGACTGGACTCCTTAACGGAAACAATCGGCGCGCACGATCAGAAGTTGATCGAAGCGCTCAGCCGGGCGGTCAGTGGGGCGCCCTGGAACACGTAACCATCGCCTATGTATTCACCGGCGTCACGCCAGTAGCGTTTATCGAACAGATTGTCCACGGTCAGTCGGAACACCGTGTCGTAACCGTCGATGCGCGTGCTGTAGCGGCTGCCGATGTTGAAGATGGCGTAGGCTCCGGTCTGCACTTCACCTTGGCGGTTGGCGTACTTGCTGGCGCTGTACTGCACTCCGCCGAGCAGCGCCAGGCCGTCGAACCAGGGCAGGGCGTAGTCGCCGTAGAGGCTGGCGCGCAGGGTCGGAACGTTGATCGCCTGGTGGCCTTCATAAGCGGGCGTGCCGCTGTCGGTGACCCGCGCGCGGATCGCCGCGACACTGGCAGAAATCTGCAGGCGCTGACTGGCCCAGCCATTGGCCGAGAGCTCCAGCCCGGTGTTTTTCTGTTCGCCCTGTTGGGTGAACGTGAACGTGCCGTCGTCATTCGGTCGCGAGTACTGATAGGCCTGGCGAATCTGGAACAGCGCCGCGGCCAGACTGATGCGCTGCCAGTCGTATTTGATGCCGGCCTCGATTTGTCGCGATACGGTGGGCGCGAGGATTTCATAGGCATTGGTGGTGAACCACGCCGCTTCGCCGCCCAAGGACAAGCCCTTGCTGTAGCGGGTGTACAGCGACAGGTTTTGCACCGGCTTGTAGATCAGCGCGGCTTGGGGCAGAAACTCATAGCGTTGAGTGTGCCGGGTGGTGTCGCCCTGACTGTCGAAGGTCTCTTCATCCAGGCGCACTTCGCGCCCGCCAAGCACTGCCTGCCATTGCTCGTTGAAGCTGATCCGGTCATTGAAGAACAGCCCGTATTGGCGGCTGTCCAGGCGTCGGTAGGAATCGTTGAGCGGGCCTTCGTAGCGGCCAAAATCAGCCGGCTCGCTGTTGATGTTGGCACTGCCGATCATCTGGTTGATGGCATCACGTTTGTCCACCACGCGGCGGAACGCGCTAGTCCCCACGCTCAGTTCGTGACCCAGACCGCCGGTTTCGAAGCGGCCGCTAAGGGCAGCCTGCACCTCATCGTTGCGGCGGGTATCGTCGGGGCTGCGGAAATCGTAAATGTCGTAGTCGCCCTCGGGACTGAAGTAATTTGGCACTGCAGCGCTGGCGCAACTGGCGGAGCCGTAGCAGCCCCAGGCGAACGAGCTGTAGTCATCGATCACCACGCGGCTGCGCGAGGCGCTGACGCTGCCTTTCCACTGCTCGCTGAAGCGGTATTCGAAGTTGCCGTTGAGGTTCAGCGCATCGGTGGTGACCGGCTTTGAACCGCTCTGGTGTGCCAGCAGCTTCTTCGGCGAGGCGTGGTGCGGCAGGCTGGAACCGCCGAGCAGTTGATAACCCGGTGCCGAGCGCTGTTCCTTGGTCTGGTACTCGGCGTCCAGTTGCAGCAGCGCATCGGGGCTGATGTTCCAGTCAAAGGCCAGCGAGGCGAAATCGCGTTGGCCATTGGTGTGTTCGACGTAGGAATGGAGGTCTTCGTGGGCCAGGTTGGCGCGCAGGCCGAACTGCTGCTCGCTGCCGAACCAGCCACCGACGTCAGTGGCCAGGTAACCACTGCCGCGATCATCGGTGGAGACGGTGACCGAACGCACATCGGCAGGCCGCTTGGTCACGTAGTTGACCAGCCCGCCGGGCTCGCTGACACCGCTTTGCAGGCCGGAAAGGCCCTTGAGCAACTCCACTTGCTGTTTGTTCTCCAGCCCGACGTTCTGTTCGCCGGTGATGGCGCGGCCGTTGATCTTGTAGCTGCTGGCAGAGTTGAGGGAGAAGCCACGCACGACGAAGTTTTCGTAGTAGCCGACCGGCGCATAGCTTTCACCCACCGAAGCATCGTTGCGCAGTACTTCGCTGAGCAGGCGGGCCTGCTGATCCTTGATCAAGGCTTCATTGACCACCGAAATCGAGGCCGGCGTATCAAGCAATGGCGCCGCCTCGAAACCACCGACCGAAGCGCTGTCGGCCTGATAACCGGAGGTGTCTTCGCCGGTAACGGACACCGCCGGTAGTTCGGTCGCGGCGGCCCAGACCGAAGGCACGGCGCTGGACAGCAGCAGGCCCAAGCCCAGGTTCAGGGGATTGAGCGCGAACCGCGGGGCGGCCACTCCCTGGCGGGAGGTCCGGTAAAGCCTATTCATGAAAAATCCTCGACGACTGCGGGCCTGGGTTTGGCGAGTCTTAGCCTGCGGCTCACGCTTGAAGCGGCGCATCATACAAGAGGAGCGATCATGAAATGAAAATGTCATCGCGACGATCGCTGCGTAACTGTAGGGGTTCCTCACAACCCCCAGCCATCTCTGACAGCCTTTCGAATCCCTTCCAGCAACATCGCAAACGCCGGGTTGTCGTTGTTCTCGCGCCAGATCAAATGCAGTTCACTCTGCACGCCTTCCCCCAGATCGATATCGCGAAACACCACGTTCTTGAACACGACACTGGTGGCGCAGCGCGGCACCAGGGCCAGGCCCATTCCGGCGTTGACCAGAGCCAGGATGGTCAAGGACGAGCCGAGCCATTGCACATATTCCGGGGCGACGCGGGCCGAGCGGAGCATACCGGTCAGCAGTTCGTTGAACGGCGGGTACGCCGCATGGGAGTACATGAGGAAGGGTTGTGCGTCCAGGTCTTTGACGGACACGGTTTCGGCGCTGGCCAGCCGATGATTGTGGGGGACGGCCAATACGAAAGGTTCACGCACCAGGCATTCGGTGGCGTAGCCCGGCTCCAGCAACGGCGCGCGGACGATGCCCAGATCGATCCGGCGGGCGCGAAGGGCCTCGTGCTGCTGGTAGGTGTTCATCTCCGACAGATCGATTTTGACCTGAGGCTGTTTGAGCCGCGCTTCAGCGATGACCTTGGGCAGGAACTCGTAAACGGCGCTGCCGACGAAGCTGATGTTGACCGTACCGATGTCCCCTTCGGCGAAACGCCGGGCTGTTACGGCGGCTTGCTGAGCGCGCTCCAGCAGGTTCTGCGCCTCGATGAAAAAGGCACGGCCGGCGGCGGTCAAAGCGACGCTGCGCGTGCTGCGGGTGAACAACTCGACGCCCAGGTGGTGCTCCAACAATTGAATCTGGCGACTGAGGGGTGGTTGGGTCATGTTCAACCGTTCGGCGGCCCGGCGAAAATTGAGTTCGGTGGCCACGGTGGTGAAGCAGCGCAGTTGCGTCAGTTCGAACATTGATCTAATCCGGGTATCAATCGAGTGCCAAGTTAGATTAGACGGGATCAATAGGCGCGTCCATGATCGTTTCTCCCCTAAAAAAACAATGAACGGGAGTCGCCCCTTGAATAACCATCAGAGTCCGCCGGACCCTAGCGTCCTCGCCCGAGCAGTGGCCAAGGTCAAGCGCCATGTGCTGCCGCTGTTCGTGGTGATGTTCATCGTCAACTACATCGACCGGGTCAACATCGGCTTCGTGCGCAGCCACCTGGAAACCGACCTGGGCATTGGCGCAGCGGCCTATGGCTTGGGCGCCGGGCTGTTTTTCATCGGTTACGCCATCTTCGAAGTACCGTCCAATATGTTGCTGCAACGCTACGGTGCTCGCGCCTGGCTGACGCGCATCATGTTCACCTGGGGCGCGGCCGCGATGGCCATGGCCTTCGTGCGCGGCGAAACCAGCTTCTATGTGCTGCGCTTCATTCTCGGCGCCGCCGAAGCGGGGTTTTTCCCCGGCATCATTTATTACTTCACCCAATGGCTACCGTCGACCGAGCGGGGCAAGGCCATGGCGATTTTCCTCAGCGGCTCAGCCATTGCCTCGGTGATTTCCGGTCCGGTGTCCGGCGCGCTGCTGCACGTCAACGGTCTCAGCCTGCATGGCTGGCAGTGGATGTTCCTGATTGAAGGCTTTGCTTCCATCGTGCTCTGTGGGTTTGTCTGGTACTGGCTGCAATCCCATCCACGCGAGGCGAAATGGCTGAGCGTCGAAGAGAAGGATGCACTGGTCAGCGCCATCGCCCTGGAACAGCAGGCTCGCGAAGCCGTGCAGACGGTCAAACCGTCGATGTTCAAATTGCTCGCCGATCGGCAGATTGCGCTGTTCTGCTTTATCTACTTTTCCATCGCCCTGACGATTTATGGCGCGACGTTCTGGCTGCCAAGCATGATCAAGAAAATGGGCAACCTGGGCGACTTCCAGATCGGCCTGTTCAACTCGATCCCGTGGATCATCTCCATCCTGGCGATGTATGGCTTTGCCGCCATGGCCAGCAAATGGAAGTACCAACAGGCCTGGGTGGCCGTGACGCTGGTGATCGCCGCGTTCGGCATGTTCATGTCCACCACCGGCGGGCCGATCTTCGCCTTCGTCGCCATCTGTTTTGCGGCCATTGGTTTCAAGGCTGCTTCAGCATTGTTCTGGCCGATTCCCCAAGGCTATCTGGATGCGCGCATCGCCGCGGCGGTGATTGCTTTGATCAATTCCATCGGCAATCTCGGCGGCTTCGTGGCGCCGACCGCGTTCGGGTTCCTGGAACAGACCACCGGCTCCATCGAAGGCGGTTTGTACGGCCTGGCGGCGACTTCGCTGGTGGCGGCCGTGGTGATCTTTTTTGCCCGCACTGCACCGCGTGGCGACACGCGCAGCTCGCTCACCGGTAAACCGGTCGACGCCGCGGCACCGAAAAAACCTGTCAGTCATCAAGCCTTGAATACCGAGCCAAAGGGAGCTGCCTCTTGAAAATCAAACGCGTCACAGTCACCCCCATCGCCTTCCGTGATCCGCCGCTGCTCAATGCCAGCGGCATTCACGAACCCTTCGCGCTGCGTTCGATCATCGAGATCGAGAGCGACAACGGCTACATCGGCCTGGGCGAAAGCTACGGCGATGCCCCGGCGCTGGCGATTCAACAGCAATTGCAAAGTCAGCTGATCGGTCTCGACCCGTTCAACCTCAACCAGTTGCGCGCTATCGTGCAGGCCACCGTGGCGGCAAACAAAACCCCAAGCATCGCCGGTGCGGAACTGGCGCCTGGCTCTCACGCCAGCAAAGCGGTGAGCAATGCGTATTCGGCGTTCGAAGTGGCGTTTCTCGATCTACAAGCGCATTCCCTGAATATGCCGCTGGTGGACCTGCTGGGCGGGGCGATTCGTGATGAAGTGCCATTTAGCGCCTATCTGTTCTTCAAGTACGCGCAACACATCGACTCACCGTACAAACCGGATAGCTGGGGCGAAGCGCTGAACGAAGAGCAGATCGTCGCCCAGGCCCGACGCATGATCGAGGCCTACGGTTTCAAGAGCATCAAGCTCAAGGCCGGCGCACTGCCTCCGGAGCACGAAGTGTCGTGCATCAAGGCGCTGAAAAAAGCTTTTCCCGGTTACCCGCTGCGCATCGACCCGAACGGCAATTGGTCGCTGGAAACTTCGATTCGCATGGCTGAACTGCTGGGTGATGACCTGCAGTATTACGAAGACCCGACGCCGGGTCTCGATGGCATGGCCGAGTTGCACAAGCGCACCGGTTTGCCGCTGGCGACCAATATGGTGGTCACTGACTTTGATGAGTTCCGCCGTAGCGTGGCCCTGAACAGCGTGCAGATCGTGCTCGCCGACCATCATTACTGGGGGGGGCTGCGCGACACTCAGGCGCTGGCAAAAATGTGCGACACCTTCGGTCTTGGCGTGTCCATGCATTCCAATTCGCACTTGGGCATCAGCCTGATGGCCATGGCGCATGTCGCCGCCTCGGTGCCCAACCTCGATTACGCCTGCGACACTCATTACCCCTGGCAGGAACCGGACGAAGAGGTGATCAAGGGCGGCAAGCTACCCATCGTCGATGGCTGCGTGAAAATCACCCGTGCGCCAGGGTTGGGCCTTGAGCTGGATCACGATCAATTGGGCACGCTGCATGATCAATACCTGACCTGCGGCATTCGTCAGCGCAATGACGTGAAGCAGATGCAGCGTTACAAGCCTGACTGGAAGACGATCAAACCGCGTTTTTGATCGCGCATTCCCTTACAAACCGGCAACTGTCCCTTCGCGCTCCAGCCCGTCCGACTGGCAACAGGCGCGAAGGCAGTCAGAGCCGCTCATGTGTTATCCGGCGCCAGAAACCGTTGCTCGATGGCATCCGCAAACGGGTACAACGAAAACCAGGGCCTGGCTTCGTCGATCACCCGCTGAAATGACGGTCTCTGTACCAACCTGTCGAAATAGGCGCTCAAATGGCCGTAGTCATCGGGGAATGGCACGAGCGTGCTGGCATAGAAAAGAGCCGGGGCGGCGGCGCAATCGGCCATGCTGAACTCCGGGCTGGCCACCCAGACTCTGGACGCCATCCGGCGCTCGAGCATGCCGTACGCCGTTTCCAGCGTAGACCGCTCCCTGGTCAAATCACCGTTGGTCGCGTGTAGCCGATCACTGACAATCTGTTGCATCGGCACTTGTACATAATGGTCGAAGAAACGATCCCATAACCGGACCTCCAGCGCGCTATCCCAATCGTCTGGAACCAGTCTGTGTTTGCCTGGGTACCGTCGATCCAGGTACTCGATGATGATGCTGGACTCCGGCAGATTTCGCTGGTGAGCATGGTCGCGAATAATCGGGAACTTACCGATTGGCCACAATGCCTGAAGTTCTGCGCGGTCGGCAGCGTCCCCGAGATCGATGATCCTTCTCTCGAATTCGGTGCCGTTTTCGTAAAGCGCGATGAGTACTTTGTGACAGAACGACGCCAGCGGATGGTAGTAAAGCGTCAGCGACATCTTTCAACTCCTCATTTGAGGTGAGGGGGCGAGAGCCCTGGAACTGATGAAGGTGGGTCAATAAACAATCATAGGCGGATGTTGGCGATGCGTCAGGACCGCCTCTTTCAAGCTTGCGTACTTGCAGACGGAAGAATCCCTGCTTAACTGTGAGCCACTGGTCGGTTTGTGACTTGGTGGTCATGGCGTTCATCTCAGCGCCCTTGTACCGTTGTCGCTGGTTCGTGCTGTCAGGCTTGCCCGGAGGAAGCCGGATAGTCATTCACGCTGGGTGTTGATCCAATTTTGTTCAAGGAAGAGAGTGACATGATGCTGAAAACTGCGATCGTCGAGATTGGTAAGAAGTACAAGGTTTATACCGAGCATTATCTCAACGCCACCGCCGACAAGACCATTATTCTGGTCAATGGCTCGCTGGCAACGACCGCATCTTTTGCCCAGACGGTGCGCTACCTTCGGCCACGCTTCAACGTAGTCCTCTACGATCAGCCCTACGCCGGTCAATCGAAACAGCACAACCAGCACGACCAACCGATCCGCAAGGAAGACGAGGCCGCCATCCTGTTGGAGTTGATCGAGCACTTTCGCGCGCAGCATGTGATGTCCTTTTCCTGGGGCGGGGCGGCGACCTTGCTGGCGCTGGCGCAGCATCCGCGACGAATCGAAAAGGCAGTGATCAGTTCATTCGCCGCACGGATCAACACGCCGATGCGCGATTATCTGGAAAGCGGCCGGCATTTTCTCCAGGCCTGCGATCGGCGCAATGTCGGGCGCTTGATCAACAGCACCATCGGCAAGCACCTGCCGTCGCTGTTCAAGCGTTTCAATGAACGCCATGTCAGTAGCCTGGACGAGCACGAATACCGGCAAATGCATTTTCACGTCAATGAGGTGCTGACTCAGGACACGCACTGCTACGTTTCCTGTGCCGATGCCATCGACGTCCCGCTGCTGTTTATCAACGGTGAATGGGATGAATACACGTCGGTGGAAGATGCCCGGCTGTTTGCGACCCATACCCGTCAGGCTCAGTTTCAGACCATCAAGAACACCGGGCACTTCCTCGATATGGAACACCCGACAGCCTGGCATGACACCCAGCAAGCCTTGTTGGGCTTTCTGCAGCCGGTCGCCAAAATACCGAGCCAACCCCGGGACCTGACATTCAGTAGCAAAGCATCAGTGATTCCGCCCCTTCAGTCAGCTAGCTGGGTGCGGCTTTAACTGGCGCAGCAACTCAATCTGATCTGCCGGGACCAGAGTGCGCAGGGCTTTATACAGCGCGCGGGTTTCAAGCAGGTTCCAGACGCGCAGCATGGTTTCCAGGGCATCCAGCGGCTTGCTGATGAAGTCTTTGGCGCCCAGGGCCAGCGCGCGCAGGCGGGTATCGCGGGTGGCGTCGGCGGTGAGTACGAGGATCGGCAGGTATTCGCCGGTCGGGATGCGCCGGTTGAGTTGTTCCAGTACGGCAAAGCCGTCGAACTCCGGCATGTGCAGGTCGAGAATTACCAGGTCAGGCTCGAAGCTGTTGAACAGGTCCAGGGTTCGCAGCGGCTGAGTGCTGCTCAGTACGTTGGTCAACCCTTCGCGGACAAGCAGTTGCTCCATCAAGTCGAGGTTGGGCCGTTGGTCGTCGATGATCAGAATACGCAGGTCGGTGTTCACGCGGGCTCCGGTAGATGCTGGTCAAGATGGGCGAGGAATGAAGGGATGTGAATCGGCTTGGTCAGCACCGCCGTCGCTCCCGCTTCCAGCAATGCCAGATGAGTGAGGTCGCTGGCATCGGCGGTGATCATCAGCACTGGAATGGCGCGGGTGATGGAAGACTGGCGCAAGCGTTGCAGAACATTGAAACCATCAAGATCCGGCAGCACCACGTCGAGCAAAATCAGTTGCGGCGCGTGTTGACGAGCCAAGTCCAGACCCATTTGCCCCTGCATGCTTGAGAGCAACTGGATGTGCGGTCGTCGTTGCAGCAGGGTTTCAATCAGGGCCAGGCTCGAGAGATTGTCTTCGATACACAGCACTTTGCCCTGATAATCGGGAGCGGTGAGGGCAGCTGTGACTGTTGGGTAGTTGATGCGTGCAGCAAGCGGCTTGATGGCTGGTTGCAGGCGCACGAAGGGCAGCTCCAGGGTGAAACTGGAACCTGCGCCGGGCAGGCTTTTGACGGTCAGGCTGCCGTTCATCATTTCCAACAGACTCTTGCTCAAGGCCAGGCCCAGGCCGGTGCCTTCCACGTTCGGATCGGTCTCCAGGCGCTCGAACGGCTTGAACAGTTGCTCCAGTCGATCGGCCGCAATGCCTTTGCCGGTATCGCAGACCGCCACGGCAATTCGCTGTTGAACAATCCTGACTTCAATGTGCACCTTGCCTTCGGGGCGGTTGTATTTGATCGCGTTCGATAACAAGTTGAGCAGCACCTGAACCAGGCGTTGCCGATCGGCGACGATTGCGCTGTCGGCGGCCAGCATCGGCAGTTCAACCAGCTGAATGTCGGCGTCGCAGGCCATCGGGGAAACCAGCGTCAGGGCTTCTTGCAGCACCACCGCCAAGGGCACGGCTTCAACGTTGAGGGGCAGGCGCCCGGCCTCGATCTTGGCGATGTCCAGCACCTCGTTGATCAGCGTCAGCAAGTGTTGTCCGGCCCGCAAGATGTGACCGATCTGCGCCCGTTGCCCCTTGGGCGAGTCCATGTCCAGCAGTTGTGCGAAGCCGAGAATGGAGTTGAGCGGGGTACGCAGTTCGTGGCTCATGCGCGACAGAAATTCGCTTTTGGCGCGGCTGGCGCGTTCGGCTTCTTCCCGTGCGGTGCTCAGCGCGATCTCGGCGGCACGGCGATCGGTGATGTCGCGGGTGATCTTGGAGAATCCGCGCAGGGCGCCACTGCTGTCGTATTGCGCGGTTATCACCACGCTGGCCCAGAAGCGGCTGCCATCCTTGCGGCAACGCCACGCCTCTTCCATGTAATGACCGTCGCGAGTGGCCTCGCGCAGTGCCATGTCGGGATGCTGCGGGCATTCTTGCGACAGATAAAACACCGAGAAATGCTGGCCGACGATTTCCTGTTCCGTATAACCCTTGATCCGTTCGGCGCCCGCATTCCAACTGGTGACGAAGCCCTGTGTGTCGAGGGCGAAAATACCGTAGTCCTTCACCCCGTCGATGATCAGCCGCAGGCGCTCTTCGTTATCGCGCAAGGCCCGTTCACGTTCGGCCAGCAACAGCCCGGCTTCGACCAGACGTGTGCCCAATTGACCGATCTCATCGTTCTCCGGCGGTTGCGGCAACAACGGCTGACCGAGTGCCAGGCGTTGTGCGTTGCCCTGGACCTGTTTGACCCGGGCGACGATGCCCTTGGACAGGAACAGCACCGCCACAATGGCGCCAAACAACCCGCAGGCCGCGGCCAGCAGGGTGGAGAACAACAACCGCTGTCGAGTGGAGGCGGCGGCCGCCGTGCGCTCGGCCAGCAGCGTGTCTTCAAGGGTGCGCATGGCGCTGATGCGTTCGCGCAATTCGTCGAGGATGTGCTTGTTGTTGATCAGGATGGTGGTGATCGACTCGGGTGTGGCGTTGCGATCATCGAGCAGTTCAACCAGACCCTCGACCTTGGTCTCGATCAACGGAGTAATCGCCTCCAGGTGTTTGCGCACCCGCACGTCGCGAACGTTGCTGTCGAGCCGTCGCAGTGCGGATTCGATCAAGGGTTTGGCTTGCCGATAACCCGGCAGGAAATCCTCGCGTCGAGTCAGCAAATAACCGCGCACGCTGGCGGCGGCCTCGGCAAGCAGTGTGTGCACCGCCTGAATATCGCCTTGCACCAGCAGCACCCGGCGCACGTCCTCTTCCGCGCGTGCGGTCTGGCGTTCGGTGATGTAGATCAGCACCAGCGAGAGCATCAGGATCACCAACGGCAGGGAAATCACCACGAGGGCTTTGCCTCGTAATGGCAGATCGGCCCAGCGGCGCGCGCTTGATACTTTCATGACTGAGTCACCAGGCCGAGGGCAATGCCACGGACAGCGGCCTGAGTTCGGTCGGCGGCGCCGAGTTTGCCGATGACCCGTTCCACATGGGCCTTGGCCGTGCCCGTAGTGATGCCGAGTTCTTCGCCGATTTCACGATTGCTGAAACCGCTGGCCACCAATCCAAGGACCTGGCGTTCGCGGGCGGTCAAGGTTTCGGCAGGCGCGGCACCACTGGCGTTGCGCTCGGTCATGCGCCGCAGCAGACGCGCGCTGACGGCGCTATTGAGGGCTTCCTCACCCGCGGCGACGCGTTGCAGGGCGTTGATTACTTCATCGCGGCTGGCGTCTTTGAGCAGGTAGCCCACGGCACCGGCATTCATCGCCGCTTCCAGGTGATCCGGGCTGTCGTCCATGGTGAAGATCACCACTTTCAGGGTCGGCAGGCGCTGCTGAAGAATTCGCGCCGCGCCCAACCCATTGAGCACGGGCATGCGAATGTCGAGGATGACGATGTCGGGTAGCAGACGTTCGCACGCGTCTACCGCTTCCTGGCCATCGCGGGCCTGGCCGACCACTTCGAATTGCGGATGGCCCGCCAGCAGCGCGACGAAGCCGGTCCGGGTGACCTCATGATCGTCCGCCAGAACCAGACGTAAAACTTCAGTCATTGAGCTGTTCCATTGAGGTCGGAGGGCACGGTGGCACGCAGTTGCGTTCCGCCATGCGCATGGCTGACGCAGGTGAAATCACCGCCCAGCAGGCTCGCGCGCTCCTGCATCGCGGCGAGCCCCAAGTGCCGGGCACCGCAGGTGTCGAGGCGTTGTTCCATGGCAAAACCTTTGCCGTTGTCGTCCACCCGCAGCGAGGCTTGCCCTTCGTGCAGTTCCAGCGAGAGGACGACGTGACTGGCCTGCGCATGTTTGAGAATGTTGTTGATACCTTCCTGGGCAATCCGGAACAGGGCGATTTCCACCTGGCTGGGCAAGCGTGCTTCGCAACGCGTGCTCCAGTTCACTTTGATCCCGGCGTCGCGCAGGCGATCCGCTTCTTTGTCGACCGCCTTCAGCAAGCCAAAGTCGTCGAGCACCGTCGGGCGCAGGCCGCTGATAAGTTGCCGGCCTTCACCGACGCAATGCTGGGCCAGTGCAAGAATCGTCTGTAAGTCCGTGCCGAGTTCGTCGGGCAGTGGCGGGCAGCGACCGGCAAAACCTTGCAGACGCTGATGCAGCCCGGCGAGGGTTTGCGCGAGGCCGTCGTGCAGGTCGTAAGCCATGCGTTTGCGTTCGTCTTCCTGTGCCCTGAACAGCCTGTGCACCAGATCGGACATGGTGCGCTCGCGCGCGACCAAGGCATCCAGCAGACGCTGGTTTTCCAGGTGCGCGGCCAGCAGGGTGGCGAGCAACTGCAGGGATTCGATGTCCTCGGTGTCCGGCGCACTGATGCTGACACTGTTGGCCAGCACCAACGCACCGAAGGCCGAGCCATCACCACCGCGCAAAGGCACCCGCAGCACATTGGGCAGGATTGCGCTCGGCTGCTCCTGCCATTGCGGAGTGCGCATCGCGGTATCGGCGAGGTGTTCGAGGCTGTTTAAACGATCACGGCTGCCGTGACTGGCGGTGGTCCTGACCTGCGCATCCTCGTCCCATTCCAGCAATAACGCGTGGTCCATCGCGAGGAAGGCACAGGCCCGTTGCAGCACGCGTTGGCGCATCGCTTCGGGGGCCAGTTGCGTCAGTTCCTGGCCGGTATCCACCAGCAGCCGCAGGCGCGCGGCGCGACTTTGCGATTGCCGATATTGGGTGCGAATGGCCAGGGCGCTACCGGGGTCATGATCAGGAATTTGCATGGGCGGGTTCCGGCGCAGACACGCCCGTTCGGGCAGGGGCGTCATTAAACCTTGTTAACGGGGCAGGGCGCTATCTGCCGAATGGCATAGGCAAATGACTCCGGTTGGCCGATGGCGGGTGGCGTTTCGAGCGGCACAGTGTCGCCATCGACCACCATTGGAATAGCGCAATGAAATTCAAGACATCAACCATCGCCCTGTTGTTCGCCCTGACCGCGCCGTTGGCCCAGGCGTTGGAGGCAGTGCCTTACGTTTACAGCAGCGTGGCCGAACAGCCCGGTAACGTGAAGGATCGTGAAATCGCCGCACTGTTTGATCAATGGAATAGCGCGTTGAAGAGCGGCAATGTTCAAAGCGTGGTCGACCTGTATGCGCCGAACGCCGTGCTGCAGCCGACGGTTTCCAATAAGGTGCGCACCACCCCGGCGCAGATCAAGGACTACTTCGACCACTTCATGGCGCTCAAGCCGGTGGGGCAGATCAACTACCGTGAGATCCGCCCATTGGGCGCCAATGTGGCCATGGACAGCGGCGTCTACACCTTTTTCCTGACCGAGGCCGATGGCAAGACCCGTCAGGTGCAGGCGCGTTACACCTTCGTCTATGAACAAGTGGGCGGTCAGTGGAAGATTCTCAACCACCACTCTTCGGCGATGCCGCAAGCGCAGGTGTTGCACGCCGGGAAGTAATCGCGTCTTCGACGCCTGATGATGATTAAGCACAAGCCCGCTCCCACAGGTTCCGCGCCTGACTGACATTACCGACACGGCCCACCTTGAAATGGGCCGTGTGCGTTGTGCTCAATTCAACGCCAGGTCGTCCACAGGCTGCTGCCCGCGGGCCAGCGCTGCGCGTTGCAAGTGGCTGGCGATCAGGGTGTTTTTCAGCAGGTAGGCAATGGTCATCGGTCCGACGCCACCGGGCACCGGGGTGATCGCACGGGCGACGGTGCGGGCGCTGGCGTAATTGACATCGCCCACCAGACGGTTGCCGGACTCGCTGGCGATGCGGTTGATGCCGACATCGATCACCACCGCACCGGGTTTC
The Pseudomonas lini DNA segment above includes these coding regions:
- a CDS encoding alpha/beta fold hydrolase, producing MMLKTAIVEIGKKYKVYTEHYLNATADKTIILVNGSLATTASFAQTVRYLRPRFNVVLYDQPYAGQSKQHNQHDQPIRKEDEAAILLELIEHFRAQHVMSFSWGGAATLLALAQHPRRIEKAVISSFAARINTPMRDYLESGRHFLQACDRRNVGRLINSTIGKHLPSLFKRFNERHVSSLDEHEYRQMHFHVNEVLTQDTHCYVSCADAIDVPLLFINGEWDEYTSVEDARLFATHTRQAQFQTIKNTGHFLDMEHPTAWHDTQQALLGFLQPVAKIPSQPRDLTFSSKASVIPPLQSASWVRL
- a CDS encoding response regulator, producing the protein MNTDLRILIIDDQRPNLDLMEQLLVREGLTNVLSSTQPLRTLDLFNSFEPDLVILDLHMPEFDGFAVLEQLNRRIPTGEYLPILVLTADATRDTRLRALALGAKDFISKPLDALETMLRVWNLLETRALYKALRTLVPADQIELLRQLKPHPAS
- a CDS encoding ATP-binding protein; this translates as MKVSSARRWADLPLRGKALVVISLPLVILMLSLVLIYITERQTARAEEDVRRVLLVQGDIQAVHTLLAEAAASVRGYLLTRREDFLPGYRQAKPLIESALRRLDSNVRDVRVRKHLEAITPLIETKVEGLVELLDDRNATPESITTILINNKHILDELRERISAMRTLEDTLLAERTAAAASTRQRLLFSTLLAAACGLFGAIVAVLFLSKGIVARVKQVQGNAQRLALGQPLLPQPPENDEIGQLGTRLVEAGLLLAERERALRDNEERLRLIIDGVKDYGIFALDTQGFVTSWNAGAERIKGYTEQEIVGQHFSVFYLSQECPQHPDMALREATRDGHYMEEAWRCRKDGSRFWASVVITAQYDSSGALRGFSKITRDITDRRAAEIALSTAREEAERASRAKSEFLSRMSHELRTPLNSILGFAQLLDMDSPKGQRAQIGHILRAGQHLLTLINEVLDIAKIEAGRLPLNVEAVPLAVVLQEALTLVSPMACDADIQLVELPMLAADSAIVADRQRLVQVLLNLLSNAIKYNRPEGKVHIEVRIVQQRIAVAVCDTGKGIAADRLEQLFKPFERLETDPNVEGTGLGLALSKSLLEMMNGSLTVKSLPGAGSSFTLELPFVRLQPAIKPLAARINYPTVTAALTAPDYQGKVLCIEDNLSSLALIETLLQRRPHIQLLSSMQGQMGLDLARQHAPQLILLDVVLPDLDGFNVLQRLRQSSITRAIPVLMITADASDLTHLALLEAGATAVLTKPIHIPSFLAHLDQHLPEPA
- a CDS encoding response regulator transcription factor, whose amino-acid sequence is MTEVLRLVLADDHEVTRTGFVALLAGHPQFEVVGQARDGQEAVDACERLLPDIVILDIRMPVLNGLGAARILQQRLPTLKVVIFTMDDSPDHLEAAMNAGAVGYLLKDASRDEVINALQRVAAGEEALNSAVSARLLRRMTERNASGAAPAETLTARERQVLGLVASGFSNREIGEELGITTGTAKAHVERVIGKLGAADRTQAAVRGIALGLVTQS
- a CDS encoding sensor histidine kinase, which encodes MQIPDHDPGSALAIRTQYRQSQSRAARLRLLVDTGQELTQLAPEAMRQRVLQRACAFLAMDHALLLEWDEDAQVRTTASHGSRDRLNSLEHLADTAMRTPQWQEQPSAILPNVLRVPLRGGDGSAFGALVLANSVSISAPDTEDIESLQLLATLLAAHLENQRLLDALVARERTMSDLVHRLFRAQEDERKRMAYDLHDGLAQTLAGLHQRLQGFAGRCPPLPDELGTDLQTILALAQHCVGEGRQLISGLRPTVLDDFGLLKAVDKEADRLRDAGIKVNWSTRCEARLPSQVEIALFRIAQEGINNILKHAQASHVVLSLELHEGQASLRVDDNGKGFAMEQRLDTCGARHLGLAAMQERASLLGGDFTCVSHAHGGTQLRATVPSDLNGTAQ
- a CDS encoding SgcJ/EcaC family oxidoreductase produces the protein MKFKTSTIALLFALTAPLAQALEAVPYVYSSVAEQPGNVKDREIAALFDQWNSALKSGNVQSVVDLYAPNAVLQPTVSNKVRTTPAQIKDYFDHFMALKPVGQINYREIRPLGANVAMDSGVYTFFLTEADGKTRQVQARYTFVYEQVGGQWKILNHHSSAMPQAQVLHAGK